The sequence below is a genomic window from Canis aureus isolate CA01 chromosome 11, VMU_Caureus_v.1.0, whole genome shotgun sequence.
CACTTGCCTGACAATTTAAAGGCATGAAACAGGATgggatgaaaaagtaaaaaaccagaacaggctccctctggggacagCAGGGAAATGCCCCTCCTTACTCATAGACTTCTGTATTGTTTGAGGGTTTTTTCATGAGAGTGTGTGCAGGTATTACAGAATTACAATTAAAAATGATGTTCACGTAAGGAGTGCGTCCTGGCGCTCCGAGCACTTTCACATCTAGGTCTGGGGAGCGGGGCCTCGGTCTCCCCCGGGAATGCCCCCCACCCTTCCCACCCCCGCTTAGCACCCAGCGTATCCCACCGGCAGCTTCCTCCTTGCCCCCGgcgccagccccagccccaggcatgAAGGGCACAGGCCCTATCCTGGCTCCCCCGAAGCTGGGTCATCCCTGGCCCCTCAGAGCCCCTGCCTCACCATCTGGAAACCCGACATCATAGCACCGCCCGTGTCCGGACCATTGGGAGGGTGTTTTGGGGGGAATTTGAGGGACAAAGATCATCAGAGACTCCTTTTCCCCCGAAAGACCCCAAATTAGTTATCTTTGTAAAACACTTCATCAGTGAACGAGAACATGAGAACACCGAGTGACACTCCGTGAGATGGGGTTTCAGCAGCAAAGTCCCTTCTTTCCTACTCAGTACCTTTGAGGTGATGATACCAAAGTGTTTAAAACTATCAGGTTCCggcctggctcagtcggtggagcgtgagactcttgatctcggggttgtgagttcaagccccacgtaggGTGTAgggattatttaaaaaagtaacatcATAGGGTGCCTGAGTGAGCGAGCATGAGACTCGTGATCccggagtcatgggatcaagtctcacatcggggtccccacagggaacctgcttctccccctctgcccgtgtctctgcctctctctgtgactctcatgaataaataaataaaatctgggcagcccgggtggctcagcggtttagcgccgccttcagcccagggcctgatcctagagacctgggatcgagtcccacatcgggctcccggcatggagcctgcttctccctctgcctgtgtctctgcctctctctctgtgtgtctctcatgaataaataaacaaaatatatattaaaataaaatcttaaaaaaagaaataataatcttGACTTCAGAGATGTAACCCCAAATAAGGAATCTGCTGAGGATTTAACCTAACATTTATCACCTTGGTCtgttggggaaattttttttaactgtgaagTCGGGATTCAaggcctccctctgcttctcattcAGGAGTCACAAGTGACAAGGTTTGTCCGGGGTCAGGCACCTGCACACACCACCGACGCTAATCGCACACGCCTCTCGCCATGGCCTGTCCCTGACACGTGCCCTCCTGGGCCCTAGGAGGCCGCGGGTAGATCACCACTCTGCCCCTCTGGCTTGGGCCCCTGAAGGCCGCCTCCCCCGCTTTGTGCTGGAGCAGGTGCAGCTGCCACATAGAAGTGGCTCCTGTAAGTGACCCCAGACCAGCCCCATGGGCCACCCTCTCCCAGGGACACCATCCTCACTCCAGATTCCCACAAGACTCAGTCTGCTCGGCCCAACGGCGGcgtgagggttaacgaggtgccTGGCCCCGTGTAAGGGCTCCCAGGCAATACTGGCACCACCAGTGATGGGGGTGGCGATTTGGCCCCCCCTCCTCTCTGGGctcccggcccccccaccccctcaccacacacccacactcacacccacacccaccaccCCAGACCCACTTCTCCTTTGCAGCTGCCCTGACGCCTACACCTTCCTGCCCTGGAGTTGTTGGGCCGTGGGCAGAGGACAGAGAGGCAGTGGGCCAGGGCTCCTGGATGCCGGCCCACCCAGGGGGCTGCTGGAGTCCCTCGAGCCAGAAACCCGGGGCCAGCCTTGCTCCCCTTGCACCACAGCATCACTCTTTGCTCCTAAACAGCTTCTAGATGGTTCCCCTGCTCTGGACCGTGGAGTCCTGTCTCCAACTCCACAGCAGCCAGAGACAGGGTCGCTTCTGCAGCACAGCTCAGAGCATCTCTCCCTGCGCTCTGGTAGgggctccccagggcccaggagcctgacgcggaggCCCAGAgcatccctgcctcccctcctctgcaGCATCCCCTTGCCTGTCTCCAGACTCagcttccccctcttccccctctttGCCTTTGCCCTCGCCAGCGCCAGCTTCTCTGCTGGAAGCGTTCTCTCCCCCCTCGAAGCTGCTGAATCTGCTCCTGCCCCATCCAGGCAGCCCCTGCCTCTGCGCTCCCCAGCCCTGAGCTGGGATGGCCGACCCCATCCCCGCCGAAGCTCTCTGCCAGCCCCTGCAGACGgcaagggaggcaggaggggcctgTGTGTGGGTCTGAGGCTCAATCTGAGAGACACGGGTGACAGGCCAAACACCAGAGAGTAGAGACAGAAGGGACCCCAATGAGACTCAGAGGTAGGCAGGCCAGGACACACACAGCCCTGGGACCCATGGGTCTTGGTCTGTCTGTTCATCTATTGATCCGagtctctccctcctgcctcggATCTGGGAACTGAGCTGTCTGTCCTCGGGCCCTTGGCCACCGTCTCCCTCCCCCCGCTGTGTCCTCTACTCCAGCCAGAGCTTCCCCACTGTCACCCAAGTCTGACTATGGTGCCGTCTGCTGAAAGCTCTGCGTGGTTCCCTGGCTCCTTAACCCTCAGCCACGAGTCCAGCCCAGCCCCGGGGCCCAGCAGTCTCTGGGCCCCATCTCTGTCCTCTTCCGTCAGTCATGCTCCCCTAGATCTCGCTGGGCAGACACCTTCCCACCATCCCGTCCTTTCCGAAGCCTTCCAGCCCCCTCCATGACTGCTGCCGTGAGGCGCTGtctccccagcaccctgggcACTCGGGAAGCCTTGTGAACCGAACCTGCTCTGCCTGGGAAGGGCTGGAaggagccccagagggggaccaggtGGGGTGAGGAGGACACGGCTGGTGGGGGTTGTCTGGGGCTGTGGGCTGGCCTTGGGGAGCAGGACAGAGGAGGCCACCCAGAGGTCCTGACTGCAGGGGCCCAACCTCTACTGCCCAGGAGCGCGGGTCTGCGCCCCAGCACAGGGCCCGCCCAGCAGTCGTCTGGAGGTGATGGTTGAGTGGTTGAATGGAGGAaccacaggtagagagagaaggtgTGGGGTGCGGGGCCTTGCGAGTGGTCCCACCCCAGCAGGCAGGAGGGTGGGGCGGGGCCCAGTGGGTGGCGGCCCCTCCCGGTTTCCTCCTCTGGGAGCCGAAGCCAGGCTCAGTCCCCCGCGAGCGAGCGCTGGGCACGGCAGCATGGGCAGCGACAGGAGAGGCGCGCGGGGCCCGCGGGGCAGGGGCGCGCGGGGCAGGGACGGGCCGGTCCCCACGCGCTGCGTCCAGGCCGAGTGCTTTGACCCTCTGGTCCGAAACTGCGTGGCCTGCAAGCTGCTCCGGACGCCAGAACCCAGACCGGGTAAGAGCCGACCCACTCAGCCAGCTGGTCAGCAGGGGTGCAGCCCTGGGAAGGAGGGGGGGCCCCCACCGCGCGACCTGCGGGAGCCGCAGGCCACccgggacgggggcggggggcggtgacTGGTTTGATGGGGGGCTGCAAGCGGGGCCTCGTGGGGACCGGCGGTCACCATGTGGCCCtcacctctccctctcttgcccttcccccgcccccccgccggccctccctcccctcccccgcccccctccccgggcccagcctcgcctccctccgcccctccccctccccctccccggccgcccctcccctccgccccctgcgccccctccccgTCCGCCCCGCCAGCAGCCGGGCCCAGCAGCCTGGCGCCCGGGACGGCGCTGCAGCCGCAGGAGTCGGTGGGCCCGGGGGCCGCCGCGGAGGCCGAGGCCGCGCTGCCGCTGCCCGCGCTGCTCTTCGGCGCCCCCGCGCTGCTGGGCCTGGCGCTGGCCCTcgtgctgctggggctgctgggctggaggtggcggcggcggctgcgcgCGGCGGCTCCCCGGGGGGCCCCGgacccgcgcccgcgcccgcaccCGCGCGGTAAGttctgcggggcggggggcagggaggcggggccggggcgctcGGGAGGGGTGCAGCGGCTCGGGCCGGTTCCCCGGGAGGGACGCAGCCCTGGCCCCGGAGCCGCCGGAGCCCCGCACAGGAGGCCGCTTCTCCCTTCCGCGGGCGCTTCCCATCTGCACTTCCTGTCCCGAGGGCCCAGCACAGGCCGCCCGTCCCCATCCCTGCCGGGGCTTGGGGTGTTTCTCAGTCGGGGCGGTCCCTCCACTGAGGCTTCCAGAACAGGGGTGGGGAAAAGCTGTCAGCCTTCCTGACCttgccttccctgccccccctcccccaactagAGACCCTGGACAATGTCATCATCGTCCCCCCGGGGCCCCTTGATGCGACAGCTCCCGTGTGGCCTCCGGCCGGAGAAGACCCAGCCAACACCCCGCCTGCCCACAGCGTCCCTGTGCCAGCCACAGAGCTGGGCTCCACCGAGCTGGTGACCACCAAGACAGCCGGGCCTGAGCAACAGTAGCGCCGGAGGGGCCAGGAGGTGGCCCCTGTCCTCCCTGTGGGCTGTCAGCCAGCGGCCTGGAGGGTGGACTCAGGTCTTCATCACAGGGGCCACCTGCCCCTCTTCTGGGAACCAGGCTGCTCCTCAGCTAACCCTGCAGAACCACAGACTACAGGCCGGCCACAGGGCTCGGCGGCACAGAGCCTTTGGCTTCAAACCAGACCATCTCTGGCAGCCCTGGAAGGTTGTGGCTGAGCTCCTGTGCTTTTGAGTGGTGGGGGCGCGTCGCGTAGGAGGTTTCTCTTTCAGTGCCAGAAAGCCACCGTAAACCAGAATGAATCTAGGAAGAGGATCAAGTGGGAGGATGCTTAATTTATAGCTGGGTGTTGTATTTCTTTAATACTTGCTCTCAGAGTTGTCCCGCTTTTAACTGAGGCGAATGGCAACCACAAGTAACCAACTGACTGGTTTGCTTCAGGATCTAATACAAGATGATTTGATTTTAACAAATAGCCTGGGTTGTGCTAATTCTCAGGTATCTGTACCCGAGGGTCAACCCTGAGCTTGGCCCAATCTTCTAGGACCTGCGATGCCATTTTCACCCTCGTAGCAGCTCCCAGAGCCCCAGGCTTGCGCTTGGGAGGAAGTCTGGAGCTCCTCTGGGGCTGAACTGCGCACTCACGCTGGAGGCACACTGCCAGGCATCTCTGTCAGAGGCCACCTGGAGTCCCAGCTGCCTTCAAGGCACACTCAGCTGTACTCAGGGAAAGGCCCAGGATCCTCCAGAGGCTCCTTTGTTCAGAGGCCAGAGCAGGCCTGTGGCCTTGAACCAGCCTGACCTGACATCCTTTGAGCTCCCTCTCTGTATGGCCTGCACTCCTCAAGCACTAGGTCCCAAGTGCCGTGGTCACTTGGCCATTCTCTGCCAGCCCCTGGGGTCACCCATCATCCTGGTGGATTTGGTCCTCTGACAACAGCACCCCTTGCTCTCAGAATTCAGGCGAGACCATCTCCTCCAGTGGGCCACGCCGTACTCGGTCAGGCGCTGCCTCTCCTGCTGGCCCTCCTACACGGAGTTAGAACCTCCTGACCCGGACTCTGTCCAGGACACTCCTTGGAACGTGTTGTAGTTTAGCACTCTCAGGAGAAGCACGGACTAGGAGTCAGAAGATGGAGTTTGGGGTACCATTAGGGCTTTGGCCATGTGCTGTTCCATGCGTCAGCTGCCTTCTGCCCACCCGTCCCTGACCTGCCCTTCCCGCCCCCCCTTCTCAGCCTAGAAGATGGTCTGGAGCCCCCAAATCCTGACACCCACATTTAAGTCTCCCCAGCCACCCTGTCCCTGAATGcatcccaggtgcccctccccccgAGCTGCCAGGTGGCTGGGGCAAGGTCAGGTGGCCAGGCCTGTAGGCAGGAGGGTGGGAAGCAGGCCCAGGATGGGCCAGACATCCACTCCCCTTTGTCTCAGGACTGGGGAGTCTGGGCTGTTCCTG
It includes:
- the TNFRSF13C gene encoding tumor necrosis factor receptor superfamily member 13C isoform X2 — its product is MVEWLNGGTTGRERRCGVRGLASGPTPAGRRVGRGPVGGGPSRFPPLGAEARLSPPRASAGHGSMGSDRRGARGPRGRGARGRDGPVPTRCVQAECFDPLVRNCVACKLLRTPEPRPAGPSSLAPGTALQPQESVGPGAAAEAEAALPLPALLFGAPALLGLALALVLLGLLGWRWRRRLRAAAPRGAPDPRPRPHPRETLDNVIIVPPGPLDATAPVWPPAGEDPANTPPAHSVPVPATELGSTELVTTKTAGPEQQ
- the TNFRSF13C gene encoding tumor necrosis factor receptor superfamily member 13C isoform X1, giving the protein MVEWLNGGTTGRERRCGVRGLASGPTPAGRRVGRGPVGGGPSRFPPLGAEARLSPPRASAGHGSMGSDRRGARGPRGRGARGRDGPVPTRCVQAECFDPLVRNCVACKLLRTPEPRPAAGPSSLAPGTALQPQESVGPGAAAEAEAALPLPALLFGAPALLGLALALVLLGLLGWRWRRRLRAAAPRGAPDPRPRPHPRETLDNVIIVPPGPLDATAPVWPPAGEDPANTPPAHSVPVPATELGSTELVTTKTAGPEQQ